From the Solanum pennellii chromosome 4, SPENNV200 genome, one window contains:
- the LOC107018126 gene encoding CBS domain-containing protein CBSX6: MASVFLYHVVGDLTVGKPELVEFTETQTVEAAIKAIGESTECGIPVWKTRSQKGMIENAEMRRKRFVGILNSLDIVAFLAREECLADQEKAMKTPVSEVLLPDNSLLKELDPATRLIDALEMMKQGVKRLLVPKSVVWRGMSKRFSILYNGKWLKNIDTSNPAANANRPSTSSPLPIRDKFCCLSREDIIRFIIGCLGALAPIPLSSIYSLGIINPNYCSIEASRPAIDATQKLPSDPPAVAVIDPMADDYNKIIGEISATKLWKCDYLAAAWALANFSAGQFVMGVEDNISPSSLPDFSVNSMVTNANTANSRGGIVRPKKFSSRSIGFVSNPTNSSLSVSRSMYRGRSAPLTCKETSSLAAVMAQMLSHRATHVWVTDADNDDHLVGVVGYADILAAVTRPLPTTNPETHSCSSMLINQA; encoded by the exons ATGGCATCGGTGTTTTTGTATCATGTGGTTGGGGATCTGACAGTGGGAAAACCGGAGTTAGTTGAATTTACGGAGACACAAACAGTGGAGGCGGCTATAAAGGCTATTGGGGAGTCTACGGAATGTGGGATACCAGTGTGGAAGACGAGATCTCAAAAGGGTATGATTGAGAATGCAGAGATGAGGCGGAAAAGGTTTGTGGGTATTCTTAATTCTCTTGATATTGTTGCATTTTTGGCTAGAGAGGAATGTTTGGCTGATCAGGAGAAAGCTATGAAGACTCCTGTTTCTGAGGTTCTGCTTCCTGATAATTCTTTGCTCAAGGAGCTTGATCCTGCCACCAG ATTGATAGATGCACTGGAGATGATGAAGCAAGGTGTGAAGCGACTCCTAGTTCCCAAAAGTGTTGTATGGAGAGGCATGAGCAAGAGATTTTCAATTCTTTATAATGGCAAATGGCTAAAGAACATTGATACTTCTAACCCAGCTGCCAATGCCAACCGTCCATCAACTTCTTCCCCTTTGCCCATTCGTGACAAATTCTGTTGTCTGTCCAGAGAAGATATCATCCGTTTTATTATTGGTTGCCTTGGTGCATTAGCCCCTATTCCTCTCTCCTCGATCTATTCCCTTGGAATCATTAACCCAAACTACTGCTCAATAGAAGCATCACGCCCAGCGATAGATGCCACTCAAAAACTACCATCGGATCCCCCTGCAGTTGCAGTCATTGATCCTATGGCAGATGATTACAATAAGATCATTGGCGAGATTTCAGCGACTAAACTGTGGAAGTGTGATTACTTAGCTGCAGCATGGGCCTTAGCTAATTTTTCAGCAGGACAATTTGTGATGGGTGTTGAGGATAATATTTCCCCAAGTTCCTTACCTGATTTTTCAGTCAATTCTATGGTAACAAATGCGAATACAGCCAATAGTCGTGGTGGTATAGTTAGGCCAAAAAAATTTAGCAGCAGGAGTATTGGGTTCGTCAGCAATCCAACAAACTCATCTTTAAGTGTTTCTAGGAGCATGTATCGTGGCAGAAGTGCACCATTGACATGTAAGGAGACAAGCTCACTAGCTGCCGTTATGGCTCAAATGCTGTCACATCGTGCAACTCATGTATGGGTTACTGATGCCGATAATGATGACCATTTAGTTGGAGTTGTTGGCTACGCTGATATCTTAGCTGCTGTTACCAGACCACTTCCTACCACCAATCCTGAAACCCACTCCTGCTCCAGTATGTTGATTAATCAGGCATAA
- the LOC107016126 gene encoding leucine-rich repeat receptor-like protein CLAVATA2, whose amino-acid sequence MAESLVEPCTTSYSLKVSIFILFFLIFPFLNPFSSAFPLSHDTNATGVVNLETEEDMGLLLFFKLQFQETPLSSWDVSVPLSNWTGVTRSNQTGRVTGLNLTRFNLSGQVHPCLCNLTFLETLVLSHNSFNNSIPSCLWKLWSLKTLDLSYNMFTLLVPSTFAAAMSKLIELDLSHNMLSGEIPMWIGNVSMSLEKLNLGFNSFHGDIPKSLLNLMSLKYLDLSHNSLMGNVGDFNQELVTLNLESNLLSGTLPCLYSSRESLTLLNLANNSILGGIPTCISSLGGLTQLNLSHNELRYGISPRLVFSERLCLLDLSYNELSGKIPSRIVEASDKSGLLLLDLSHNQFSGNIPVTITELKSLQALFLSYNLLVGEIPERIGNLTYLQVIDLSHNFLTGSIPLNIVGCFQLLALILNSNNLSGEIQPVLDALDSLKIFDIGNNKISGEIPLTLAGCKSLEVVDLSSNNLSGSLNDAITKWSNLKFLSLARNKFSGSLPSWLFTFQAIHTLDFSGNKFSGYIPDGNFNTSPNFYNGDIRKTIPAVPSISARSLDIKLLLVADETSLSFKYNLTTTIGIDLSDNLLHGEIPEGLFGLHGLEYLNLSYNFLNGPVPGSLGKLQKLKALDLSHNSLSGHIPENITSLRNLTVLNLSYNCFSGVISTKRGYWKFPGAFAGNPDLCMESSGNVCQRTLPVKPGKKFEEEMEEGPLSVWIFCISALVSFYVGVVVLFCSSRTRSCILQTKNLAS is encoded by the coding sequence ATGGCAGAATCACTTGTTGAACCTTGTACAACCTCTTATTCCCTTAAAGTTTCAATCTTTATCCTATTCTTCTTGATTTTCCCTTTCTTGAACCCATTTTCATCTGCATTTCCTCTTTCTCATGATACTAATGCAACTGGGGTTGTCAATCTTGAAACAGAAGAGGACATGGGTTTGCTTTTGTTCTTCAAGTTACAGTTTCAAGAAACCCCTTTATCAAGCTGGGATGTTAGTGTTCCTCTGTCAAACTGGACTGGTGTTACCCGGTCTAACCAGACAGGGCGGGTCACTGGACTTAACCTCACAAGGTTTAACTTGTCAGGACAGGTTCATCCTTGTTTGTGTAATCTTACTTTTCTTGAAACCCTTGTGTTGTCTCATAATAGCTTTAACAATTCAATACCTTCTTGTTTATGGAAGTTGTGGAGTCTTAAGACCTTAGATCTTAGCTATAATATGTTTACTCTTCTTGTTCCTAGTACATTTGCAGCAGCTATGAGTAAGTTAATTGAGCTTGACCTTAGTCATAACATGTTGAGTGGTGAAATCCCAATGTGGATAGGGAATGTCTCAATGTCACTTGAAAAACTCAACTTGGGGTTTAATAGTTTTCATGGGGATATACCTAAGAGCTTGTTGAatttgatgtctttgaagtatCTTGATTTGTCTCATAATAGTTTGATGGGAAATGTGGGTGATTTTAACCAAGAATTGGTCACACTTAATCTTGAGTCTAATTTGTTATCGGGTACTTTGCCTTGTTTATATTCGTCAAGAGAATCACTTACACTTCTTAATTTAGCAAACAATTCGATTCTCGGAGGTATACCAACGTGTATATCGAGTCTTGGGGGTTTGACACAGCTCAACTTGTCACATAATGAATTACGATATGGTATCTCGCCTAGACTGGTTTTTTCAGAGAGGTTATGTTTGTTGGACTTGAGTTATAATGAGCTATCAGGAAAGATTCCAAGTAGGATTGTCGAGGCATCGGACAAGTCTGGACTACTACTTCTTGACCTGTCTCACAATCAGTTCTCTGGTAATATTCCTGTAACGATAACAGAATTGAAGAGCTTGCAAGCATTGTTTCTGTCTTATAATCTTCTTGTGGGCGAAATACCAGAAAGGATTGGTAATTTGACCTATCTACAGGTGATTGATCTCTCACATAACTTCCTCACTGGCTCGATTCCTTTGAACATCGTAGGATGTTTCCAACTACTGGCGCTGATACTAAACAGTAATAATCTTTCTGGGGAGATTCAGCCAGTGCTTGACGCGTTGGATAGTCTAAAGATATTTGATATAGGAAACAACAAGATTTCTGGTGAGATCCCACTGACATTGGCAGGCTGCAAGTCGTTGGAAGTTGTTGACTTAAGCTCTAACAATCTCTCAGGATCTCTAAATGATGCAATAACCAAATGGTCGAACCTCAAATTCCTCTCCCTTGCTAGGAACAAGTTCAGTGGATCTCTGCCAAGTTGGTTGTTTACATTTCAGGCTATTCATACTCTGGATTTTTCTGGAAACAAATTCTCAGGATATATACCAGATGGTAACTTTAACACTAGTCCAAATTTCTACAACGGCGACATTAGGAAAACCATTCCTGCAGTACCATCAATTTCAGCTCGAAGCCTGGATATCAAACTTTTACTCGTTGCTGATGAAACTAGTTTGAGCTTCAAGTATAACCTCACAACCACAATTGGAATTGATCTGTCTGACAATTTGCTTCATGGTGAAATTCCAGAAGGTCTGTTCGGATTACATGGTCTGGAGTACCTTAACTTGTCATACAATTTTCTTAATGGTCCAGTTCCAGGGAGTTTAGGGAAGTTGCAGAAGCTAAAGGCACTTGATTTGTCACACAATTCTTTATCTGGCCACATCCCTGAAAACATTACTTCCCTCAGAAATTTGACAGTTTTAAATCTTTCATATAATTGTTTCTCTGGTGTTATTTCGACAAAACGAGGTTATTGGAAATTTCCTGGAGCTTTTGCTGGCAATCCAGACTTGTGTATGGAATCATCTGGTAATGTCTGTCAAAGAACTTTGC